The following is a genomic window from Bacteroidetes bacterium SB0662_bin_6.
GCGCGGGCGCCGCTAATGCGGCAGCAAGATTCTTCGCCCGTTCGGCATCCATCGACGTCGTCTGGTCGAAGGCTTCCTGCAACCGGTCCCGGTAGTCACGCAGAATCTCTTCCGCTTCTTCGGGATTCATTTCCCCCCGGCGCAGGAGACGCTCCGTATACAACTTGCGCGGGGAGCGTTTCTCCTCGATCCGCCGGTAGAGCAATGGCTGGGTGTAGGTCGGCTCGTCCCCCTCGTTATGCCCGCGCACACGATAACACAACATGTCGATGACCACATCCTTGTTGAATGCGTTGCGGTATTCGAGCGCAAGCTGCACCACGCGTACGCAGGCCTCCGGATCGTCCCCGTTCACGTGAAAAATCGGGGCCTGGATCGTTCGGGCCGCATCCGTCGCATACGTCGAACTGCGCGCATCGGAAGGCGAGGTCGTGAATCCGATCTGATTATTGATCACGATATGAATGGTCCCGCCGGTCTTGTACCCGGCAAGCTGACTCAGATTGAGCGTTTCGGTGACCACGCCTTGCCCGGCGAAGGCTGCATCGCCATGGATCAGGAGCGGGATCGCCGCATCCCGGGCTTCCGCTTCGACCAACGCCTGCTCGCCGTATTGCAGAAGGTCCTGCCGGGCGCGCACCATCCCCTCGACGACCGGGTTGACCGCCTCAAGATGGCTCGGATTGGAAGCCAGCATGAGTTTTACGGTGGCGCCTCCAGGAGCGATATATTCGCCATGCGCGCCCAAATGGTACTTGACGTCGCCCGAACCCTGGGTCGTATTGGGATCGATGTTCCCCTCAAACTCGGAGAAGATCGCCTCGTAGGGCTTGTTGAGAATATTTGCAAGAATGTTCAGGCGGCCCCGGTGCGTCATGCCGATGACCACCTCCTGAATATCATGCTCCGCCGCCTCCGACAACATGGCGTCGATCATCGGAATCACCGACTCGGCGCCCTCGAGCGAGAACCGCTTGTGCCCTATGTATTTCGTATGCAGGAACCGCTCAAACGCTTCCGCCGCATTCAGTTTCTGAAGGATGCGGCGCTTGGCCGCAGGGCTTACCGGCTCTTCGCGTCCCGTCGGCTCAAGCCGATCCTGCAGCCACCGTTTTTCGGTAGGACTCGATATGTGCATATACTCGATACCGATCTTGCGGCAATAGGTAGTACGCACAATGTCGACGATATCGCGAAGGGGCAGCACATCCCGGCCGCCCACGCCTCCTGTAAGAAATTCCCGGTCCAGATCCCAGATCGTCAACTCGTACCAGAAAGGATCCAACTCGGGATGATACATCCAGTTATAGCCCAGCGGATTGATGTCCGCCTGCAAGTGCCCGCGCACCCGATGCTCCCGGATGAATTGCAGGACACGTGCTTGTTTATGCACCATATCGACCCGATCCCCCGGCTCTCCCCCGCCAATCTGCGGGGTCGTATCCGTCGAGAGTTCGTACGGTTGATACGGAATGTTCAGTTGTTCGAAAATCTGCTGATAAAATCCGTGCTTGCCGAGCAGGGTGTCCGCGAGATAAAGCAGAAACGATCCGCTTTCGGCCCCCTGGATAATACGATGGTCATACGTCGAGGTAATGTTCATCACCGGCGAGATACCCGCTTTGCTCACCGCCTCGGGCGGATAGGAATGGTATTCCGGGGGATACCCTATGGCGCCGGCTCCGATAATCACACCCTGGCCGGGCATAAGGCGCGCAACGCTCATATTGGTGCCGATCATGCCCGGATTGGTGAGCGTAGCGGTCGTGCCTTCGAAATCCGCAACCGTGAGTTTGCCGTTCCTTGCACGGCGAACAATATCGTTGTATATGCCCATCAACTGGGGAAAACTCATGCGTTCCGCCCCCTTGATATTGGGCACGAGCAGCGTACGCCGGCCTCTCCGTTCGATATCGATGGCGATCCCGAGATTGACCTGCTCCGGAAGAATGTGCCGGGAAACCCCGTCTTCACGCAAAAAGGTAGTATTCATGTTGGGGAACCGGGCGAGCGCCTTGACGAGGGCCCACATGATCAGGTGGGTGAACGAAACTTTTTCCCCGCCCTGATGCTGCTGGTAAGCATTGATAAGTATGCGGTTCTCGATCATCAACTTGACCGGAATGGTCCGCATGGAGGTAGCCGTGGGCACACCAAGGCTCGCCTCCATGTTTTCGACGATCTTTGCCTGCGGCCCCCGGATAACATCCTTGTCCGGCTTGGGTTTGGGCTCAGGAGACGGCGGCGCTTCCGGCTCGGGCGCAGCCCCGTCCCCCTGCTCAGGAGCCGGCTCGACCACCACCTCGTCAGGAAGAGGCGCTGTAGCCTGCCGCGCCTGCGCGACCGCGCGAAACGGCTCGTCGGGCTTGTAGTCGGCAAAGAATTCCCGCCAGGCCTCGGCTACGCTTTCCGGGTCCTCAAGATACTGGTGATAGAGATTCTCGATGTACCCTGTATTGAATCCGAGCGCACTCATGGTTTTGACAATTGCAAAATTAGCATGAAGACGGCCTTTCGTACCGTCAACGATACCACCTTGAATCGGTTCTCCCGGTGGTACCCGGGAATATTCCCGTCATGGCCGGCGCGAGGTCCCTGCGGGGACCTCTGCCCCGCGGAAGGCGCCGCCTCACAACCATCCCTGCGCGCGATACCACGCAATGGCGTCCGCAACCCCTTGCTTCAACGAGACGGCGGGGCTATAGTCGAGAAACCGCCGCGCCTTGTCGATGGAGCACATCTTGCATGCATACCTGATTTCGCGAGCCTTCTCCCGGTGGAAGGGCGGCAAGATCCCGCCCAGCCGGGACACCTCTTCCACGACCGCTCCCAGCATACCGACCAGCATGGGGGGTACAGATACGGTAATAGCCTTTCGACACAACGCCGCCATAGTCGCCTCCTTGAGATCTCGCCACGAATAGAACATCTCGCCACCGAGAAAAAATGTTTCTCCCACAGCGGCCGGCGTCTCCGCCGCAGCCATCATGCCCTGCACCAGATCGGCTACGTGAACCAGACTCATCGTCGGCTCGCGGGTATTCCCGGCCACCGGATATATCCCCTTGCTCGCCATTCGAAAAAGCGCGAACAGGTCGGCTTCCCGCGGCCCGTATACGGTAGGGGGACGCACGATCGTTACAGGCAGGCGGTCTCGCCAGACGGATAACGCCTCCTCCATGCGGGCCTTGCTGACGCCGTACCGGCTCAAGGGCCGCAGAGCGCTTTCCTCGGTAGCTACCCGGTCGGCACATCGCCCGATGACAGCGAGAGTACTGGTAACCACCACGCGGCGCACCCCCGGATTCACGCGAGCCACCACCTCCATCAAGCGGAGCGTCGTCTCGACATTGGCCTGCTGAAGGACATCGTCGTCCCGAGCACGCGTGAGGCCGGCATTATGATACACGTAATCCACATCGCGCACGGCCTCGGCGATAAGCGCCTCATCGAACAAATCGCCGCGCACTTCCCGGATCGGGAGGCCCTCCAGCCATTTGCGCCGGGTTCGGACAAGGCAGCGCACTTCGTCCGCCCCCCGGCGCAGCAATTCCTCGACGAGATGGCTCCCTATGAAACCCGTGCCCCCGGTGACGAATGCTTTCTTCATAGTGAGCGGGGCAAGTATCCCCGTACGATCATGCAATGGGATTAGGGCCTGTTCACACTATACAGCGGCGCAGCTTGACCACGTTTTCGATGTGCGGCGTGTGCGGAAACAGATCGACGGGCTGCACCGCCTCGATGCGATAAGTGTCCCGGAGCATGCCGAGATCGCGTGCCTGCGTCCTCGGATTGCAACTCACATAGACGAAGCGCCCGGGCCCCGACTCTCCGATGCACTCGACCACCTTCGGATGCAGGCCGGCGCGCGGCGGATCCACGATAAGCACATCCGCCGTTCCGTAGCGCTCCGCGAAACCGGGCCCGAACACCTCCGGCATATCGCCCTGCACGAATGTACAGTTTTCCACGCCGTTGGCTTCGGCATTGGCGCGGGCATTACGGACCGCTTCTTCTATGAGTTCAACGCCCGTCACACTGTGTACAGCGTCCGCCACAAAGATCGAAATAGTCCCCGCTCCGCAATACAAATCGTAGACCCTGTCGTCCGGTTGCAGTTCGGCAAACGTGCGCACCGTTTCGTACAACCGCTCCGCCTGGGCGGTATTCGTCTGGAAAAAGGAATTGGAAGCTATCTCGAACGTATGCGG
Proteins encoded in this region:
- a CDS encoding multifunctional oxoglutarate decarboxylase/oxoglutarate dehydrogenase thiamine pyrophosphate-binding subunit/dihydrolipoyllysine-residue succinyltransferase subunit; protein product: MSALGFNTGYIENLYHQYLEDPESVAEAWREFFADYKPDEPFRAVAQARQATAPLPDEVVVEPAPEQGDGAAPEPEAPPSPEPKPKPDKDVIRGPQAKIVENMEASLGVPTATSMRTIPVKLMIENRILINAYQQHQGGEKVSFTHLIMWALVKALARFPNMNTTFLREDGVSRHILPEQVNLGIAIDIERRGRRTLLVPNIKGAERMSFPQLMGIYNDIVRRARNGKLTVADFEGTTATLTNPGMIGTNMSVARLMPGQGVIIGAGAIGYPPEYHSYPPEAVSKAGISPVMNITSTYDHRIIQGAESGSFLLYLADTLLGKHGFYQQIFEQLNIPYQPYELSTDTTPQIGGGEPGDRVDMVHKQARVLQFIREHRVRGHLQADINPLGYNWMYHPELDPFWYELTIWDLDREFLTGGVGGRDVLPLRDIVDIVRTTYCRKIGIEYMHISSPTEKRWLQDRLEPTGREEPVSPAAKRRILQKLNAAEAFERFLHTKYIGHKRFSLEGAESVIPMIDAMLSEAAEHDIQEVVIGMTHRGRLNILANILNKPYEAIFSEFEGNIDPNTTQGSGDVKYHLGAHGEYIAPGGATVKLMLASNPSHLEAVNPVVEGMVRARQDLLQYGEQALVEAEARDAAIPLLIHGDAAFAGQGVVTETLNLSQLAGYKTGGTIHIVINNQIGFTTSPSDARSSTYATDAARTIQAPIFHVNGDDPEACVRVVQLALEYRNAFNKDVVIDMLCYRVRGHNEGDEPTYTQPLLYRRIEEKRSPRKLYTERLLRRGEMNPEEAEEILRDYRDRLQEAFDQTTSMDAERAKNLAAALAAPAPLSLEEPDTAAPEENLHAVAHAMADFPDTVKVHKKLTRQFQRNKALYLEQEQVGWAYAEALAFGSLLLEGTTVRLSGQDSRRATFSQRHAVLYDQKTGREYIPLNNIREGQAHLHIYDSLLSEYAVLGFEYGYSVADSSALVIWEAQFGDFANGAQIVFDQFLVAAEAKWAQQSSLVTLLPHGWEGQGPEHSSARLERFLQMCAEENMIVCNLTTPANYFHALRRQVRLSDRKPLIVMAPKSLLRHPLFVSPASELTNGGFRKVIPSDADPKAVRRHVLCTGKMYYDLVQALEKREDTSIAITRIEQHYPFPEEEVLDELVRYGDAAEVCWVQEEPANMGAWTYMQCRLDALLDKVSRVGQGRTAYVGRPGSASPATGSAEMHKAETENILSTVLGRSRLPAYEPFR
- a CDS encoding NAD-dependent epimerase/dehydratase family protein, which gives rise to MKKAFVTGGTGFIGSHLVEELLRRGADEVRCLVRTRRKWLEGLPIREVRGDLFDEALIAEAVRDVDYVYHNAGLTRARDDDVLQQANVETTLRLMEVVARVNPGVRRVVVTSTLAVIGRCADRVATEESALRPLSRYGVSKARMEEALSVWRDRLPVTIVRPPTVYGPREADLFALFRMASKGIYPVAGNTREPTMSLVHVADLVQGMMAAAETPAAVGETFFLGGEMFYSWRDLKEATMAALCRKAITVSVPPMLVGMLGAVVEEVSRLGGILPPFHREKAREIRYACKMCSIDKARRFLDYSPAVSLKQGVADAIAWYRAQGWL